The genomic region CACTGCCATATACATCCAGAAAATTACAGACCATGTGCTGGTCGATGGCAATCGAAACCTCCTGAACCTACTAAGCCTTGCCATGGTTTTTATCCTCTTTTTCCAGATCTTCATCGGCGTTACCAAAACCATATTCACACTCCAAACAGGGCAGAAGATCGATGCGCGACTCATTATGGGTTATTACAAACACCTATTGAAGCTTCCTCAGCGCTTTTTCGATACCATGCGCGTGGGTGAGATCATATCACGGATCAACGATGCAGTAAAAATACGGCATTTCATCAACGATACGCTGATTACGCTTATCGTCAACATTTTCATCATCCTATTTGCCTTCGGATTGATGTTCATTTACAACTGGAAGCTCGCCCTGATCGTAGCCATCATACTTCCCCTTTACCTGCTGACTTACTCCATTACCAACCGTTTAAACAAAAAGCAGGAACGGAAAATCATGGTAAACGGTGCCGAAGTGGAAAGCCAGCTTGTAGAATCTCTGAATTCGGTGAAAACGATCAAACAATTCGGACTGGAAAACCATACGAACCTCAAAACGGAAACACGGTTTGTCAACCTGCTCCGTTCGATCTATACTTCAGGATTAAATTCCGTTTTTTCCTCCAATACCTCGGAATTTCTAAACCGTTCCTTCACCATCATCCTTTTGTGGGTTGGCTCCTATTTTGTAATTGACCGGTTGATCACTCCGGGAGAGCTGCTCTCCTTTTATGCACTGATCGGCTATTTTACCGGTCCGGCCATTGCACTGGTGGGCATGAACAAAACCATCCAGAATGCTCTGATTGCTGCCGACCGGCTTTTTGAGATCATGGACCTGGAACGGGAAGAAGAAAGCAATCAAATGGAACTAACCGGAAACATGACCGGGGACATTCAGTTCGAAAACATTTCCTTTAGCTACGGCACCCGCATTGATGTTTTCAAAGACTTCAATCTGACCATTGAAAAAGGAAAAATCACGGCCATTATCGGCGAGAGCGGTTCGGGCAAGTCCACACTCACTTACCTGGTTCAGAAATTGTATCCGCTGAACGAAGGGGTTATCCGGATTGGCCAATACAACATTCAATATATAAGCACCCAATCCCTGCGTAACCTGATTGGGGTCGTTCCCCAGCAACTGAACATATTTTCGGGAAATGTGACAGAGAACATTGCCGTGGGTGAAACAGAGCCCGATATGGAAAAGGTGATCCGCGTTTGCTCTCAACTGAAGCTTATCGAATTCATAGAACAACTGCCCAATGGCTTTCATACCTGGCTTGGCGAAAACGGCGCCACCCTTTCGGGAGGGCAAAAGCAACGCCTGGCCATTGCCAGGGCATTATACAAGGAACCGGAGATCCTGATACTCGATGAAGCTTCCTCTAACCTGGATTCGGAGGCAGAATACCATGTAAAACAAACCGTTCACCACCTCCGGGATCAGGGCAAAACAGTAATACTGATCGCTCACCGGCTCAGCACCCTTGCCGGGGCCGACACAATTGTGGTACTGGAAAAGGGAAGGGTGACAGAGCAAGGATCGCATGAGGCATTATATGACAAAAAAGGCAGATATTATCAATTGTGGCAGAAGCAGATCCCTTCCTATGTGAATCAAAATATTTGAAATTATTGGAAGGAAGGCAGGATTGTAACTATGAAAACGGGCATGTACAGAAAATCATGAACAGTTAATATTCAAAACCATCAAACCATGGCTTATTTCAAATACCTTGAACGACTGGAAAGAATGGACCGACTGATACGTATGGAAAACACAGGAACCCCGCGTAAATTTGCTAACAAACTAGGTATCAGCGAAAGCCATCTCTATTTTTGCTTGAAGGAGCTGAAGGAATATGGACTGCCTATATCTTATAATGGGGTGAAGCGTAGCTACTATTACCGGGAGGACGTGAAGCTCAGGGTAAGCGTAAGCATTCAAAAAATGGCGGAGGATGAGGTGATTCATATTGTCGGGGGCATTGAAAAAAAATCAAATTTTTTTGCCCCACTATTATATAATCAGAGTGAGGGGACGTATTTTGGTACATGATATCATAAAAAACAGGCCTGTATTCAAAAAGGTGAAATCAACCGCCTCAAAGCGTTGTTTAATTAAAACTTTTATGCCTTATGAAAAAATTAGATTTAAAGAATTATGAAGTAGTTGCTTTGGATAAACCAGAGAGTAAAAAATTTAATGGAGGAGGGCTCGGTCCACTGTGGTGGAATTCCATGATTAGAGCTGGACTTTTATCTCGTTGGATAATAACCAATAGAGGTTATATGGAAAATTATATGGCATGAGAGCAGCTTAAAAAAAGAAAAACAAAAAGTTACACTAAATCTTTATTCAGTCTGACGGCAGACAAGGAAAACGAAATACTAAAAAATAGATTATATATAAGAATCTAGTCTAAAAAGGCGCTTAGCGGCTATATTTAGCTAATTGTGCAAAATTAATCCATTGAATTTCAGAGATCTACTAGAGCCGCTTAGCGCCTTATCAGCCAAATCTAGCTT from Bacteroidales bacterium harbors:
- a CDS encoding peptidase domain-containing ABC transporter, with product MGINVKQHDITDCGAACLASIASHYRLKLPISRIRQMAGTDKKGTNVLGLLRAAEKLGFTAKGVKGKMESIPKIPLPAIAHVIVDKVLHHYVVIYKATDKAVEIMDPREGKMNKLSKREFAEQWTGVLVLMVPNEDFRKMNMKVSNFARFLFLLSPHKSILLQALFGAIIYTLLGLSTAIYIQKITDHVLVDGNRNLLNLLSLAMVFILFFQIFIGVTKTIFTLQTGQKIDARLIMGYYKHLLKLPQRFFDTMRVGEIISRINDAVKIRHFINDTLITLIVNIFIILFAFGLMFIYNWKLALIVAIILPLYLLTYSITNRLNKKQERKIMVNGAEVESQLVESLNSVKTIKQFGLENHTNLKTETRFVNLLRSIYTSGLNSVFSSNTSEFLNRSFTIILLWVGSYFVIDRLITPGELLSFYALIGYFTGPAIALVGMNKTIQNALIAADRLFEIMDLEREEESNQMELTGNMTGDIQFENISFSYGTRIDVFKDFNLTIEKGKITAIIGESGSGKSTLTYLVQKLYPLNEGVIRIGQYNIQYISTQSLRNLIGVVPQQLNIFSGNVTENIAVGETEPDMEKVIRVCSQLKLIEFIEQLPNGFHTWLGENGATLSGGQKQRLAIARALYKEPEILILDEASSNLDSEAEYHVKQTVHHLRDQGKTVILIAHRLSTLAGADTIVVLEKGRVTEQGSHEALYDKKGRYYQLWQKQIPSYVNQNI